The Rosa chinensis cultivar Old Blush chromosome 7, RchiOBHm-V2, whole genome shotgun sequence DNA segment TCCGTAGAAATCACTATTTTAGACAAAAATCTTATATAATAGAAAGTGAAAAGGTCGGTAGTCGGTACCCACAAGATTAGAAAATCACGCCATATCCTTCCTTGCTTGCATGGTTGTGCGGTTGTGCCTCTTTTGATGTGACGCGGGATGCGAAATAAGTACTTTCTATTACCCCCGTGATACTTCAATTCCAATTACCTTTTTGTCTAAAAAGCAGAACCAATTTCTTACATCGAGTCTGTATCTAAAAAGAGAGTTAGTCGATAATAGATGGTCGATTAAATGTGTCCATCAGTGGCATTTTTATTGTCATATAAATCCAACCCTTTGATGGGGAATTCCCAACTGCCATATTATTGAACATGTTGTTGGCATATTCTTATGGCTTTAACAATGGATTGAAATCCCATAATTGCAGACTTTGCACTATAGCAAACACTCATAAATCAAAAGGGTCAGAAGTTGTTGGCTTGTAAATTGCATACTATAGATAGAGAAGCACTGGAGTAAATGTGCATGAGCTACAAAGGCATTGATCTAATTACACCAAATAAATTTCTGCAGCCAAGTTAGCAAAAACTGCTGATCTTAGTTGAGATCAAATTGAAGACACATCTTCTCCTATCAATTTTGAGGGTCCCCAAGTTTGAAACCAATCAAAACCACCACGTGTTTGACAAGTGGCTTCCATTTGTTGATCTTATTaggcttttttcttcttccacttGCTAATTATGTGACATGATAGATTGAGACTGCTCTAAATAAATGAGGTTTATGACTTTTTTGCATGAACAAAATACATTCCATTTCTTTTGCTAGTCTTAGTCACTTGGGTGCTTCTTTATCTTTAACATATTGGGTTTGAGTGGGAGGTCAGTTTTGGATTGCAATCCTCAAAACCCTGGTGTGTTCTTGTAGTCTGTTCTGTACTGAACCCTTTTCTGTATTTGTTTGAGCAGGAAATATAGAAAACTTTGAAATGTTATACCTTTTTTGATGGTTTTTCCATTGACCCACACATTTGATATGTTTAGGCCATTTTAAGAATGATATCTGCAGAAATTGAAGTTTTATCTGACAtgtcttctttgttttctttatatatGATTGTAGTGGGTCTTGTCACTCATATGTTGGTCTCTGATTATCTGACTCAAGCAACTCATTGAAGCCACATATTTGTCTTACTTTGAGTAAATAGTTTTGGTTAGTATAATTCTGGGAACTATCATTTGAATTCTCTATTACCCGATTTTGCTTTTCAGATATTTAGCATGGCTTCTAAGTAATATCAGAAGTTATTATAGAAATATGCTGTAGGTATGCAGAAAatgctttcttcctctttgGTTTCTTCTGCCCCGAAAGAAGCTTCACACAATGACGAACTCTTCATGAAGCAGACAGTTCTCTTCTCAGAGAATCTGAATGTGAGTTTTCCCTCCTATATGCAaatgaaaatcactgttcatattATTCTATATGAAATTTTTTCGTAACTACATAACATTATGGAATATTGTTCAAGACTTCAAGTCTATCACAAATGTTTAATTGGAAATTTAGGAATTGAAGAATCTGAGGAAACAGTTGTATTCAGCAGCCGAATATTTTGAAATATCCTACAGCAAAGAAGATCAGAAACAATTGTGAGTTGGAGATTTTTCCTCTAATTATGTAGTTTATTCAGAGAGTGGTTAATCCCTTGTAGCCTTTTCCATATCATACTAAGCTCTTGATTATTAAAACTAATTATGGTAGTGTGGTGGAGACCTTGAAAGATTATGTCATCAAAGCAGTTATCAATACAGTGGACCACTTGGGTTCAGTGGCATACAAAGTCGATGGATTTTTGGATGAAAAAGTCAGTGAAGTTTCAGAACCTGAGCTTAGGCTCTCTTGCCTTGAACAGGTCAGTTCTGTTCCTCATTACCTTGTGAACTTTTAAGTTTAATCCTTCAGCTTCAAATTTTCTGCATATTACATTTTTAATCTGTTGTCAATTAAGCACTTTGGAATGACAGAGTTTGAACATTTTACCTCCTTTATACTGATTACTCATTTGTTCTTCTCAAACAATCCTAGCGACTGAGGACATGCCGAGACTTTAGCACTCAAAGAGGCTTATTCCAACATTCCTTTGCCATAAACTTTCCTAAGCACCATAAGCGATATATCTTGCCAGGCAAATATACTCTCATGCTCTTAATCACATTTGCATTTCTGCCTTTGAAGAATTCCTGAGCTTGactgaaagagaaaaagaaaaagaagagaatataCACTTACAAAAGTAAAGGGTGACATTTTGTGTTCAGGTGGAGCAACCACTCATACTGTTGGCCAGTCTGCATTGATATATCATAATGCTCAAGGGGACTTGTCTGGGACTAATACTGGTATTGATTTCATCACAAAGAATTTCATATCCTTATATTTTCCTAATTTCCTTATCAATTATCAATGTATATGGCTATAGAATTTGAGACTAGGGCCTTATCTTTGCTACCGTATGGTATGAGTTTGTTTGGTTATACTATGTATTGGAAGTTACTTGGGAAAAGATAATGATCAATTTATGTGAATATCTTGAAGCAACAACAAGGGAGACCTCTCCAACAGTTGTCAGGTAAATGTTATGAACAATGAGTTTTATGTTACCTTATGTATTTTGATCTAAGCTTCACCAAGCCTCTTCTACATATTTCTGATGCAGTGAAGAGTATTCATTAATGCATTCTCCAGAATCTTCACCTGGAGCATTTCAGTTCACAAGAATCGGATCCAAACATGGTTTGTGTCAATCTTTGTTCATGTTTCTTCGATTATAATTTATGCTCAAGGCGATTTTCGTTTTActttttttcatatatatattcagaGAAACGAACAGTCTCACCACTTAGGTTTCCAATTCCACGGTGTGGCTCTGTTAAGAGATCAAGCACTCTGAACTCTTCTTCTAGTGCCAAACTACGGGTAAGCTGTTAGCAGCAAGTTTTAATACTTCACTCTGGTTTTAGGCTCCTAGCTAAAGCATTCAACAAGATGTTGTTTCCAATGCAATATTAGATATGGTTACAATATCAAATGAACTTAAGATGAGACATTGTATGTTTTCAGTACCCATCGGAGCCTCGGACTAGGAGATCAGCTTCGTTATCCCTTTATAATGAAGGAGACAGGACTAAAGACATTGAAGTGGATTCAAGCAAAAATAAACGATTCTATAAGGCCTTACTGAGCATGGGCAAATCTAGAAATGATACTGCATTGTACAAATATTTGGATAAGAACTAAAACAACAAAACACAGCAGTATAAGCCTATCTTTACCTTTCAGTTTTCTCTTTTGTACTTGTGTCATCCATGCCTGCAAGTTTCAAATCATTTACCATCAATGGTTGCTTCACGCTTCGTTTTTACTTCTGTAGGGATGTTTTGAAGGCTTTGGTCATTATTCATCAACAGTTTTTCCGTTGGCTTTCACCAAAGTAAAGACTGAATGAAATAATCTAAGCTACTTCTATTTCCGAATCAACAGAACCAAAGGATCTAGAGATTTATCATTCATATTTACAGTCGACAATGTTGGAGCAAATTTACCGTATGAATATGGTGTTACTATTCACTAGACGCTATCACAATTCACAAGGTAAGTATACAAATGAAACTTCTAGGTTGGTTAAAATCCAAGATCAAAACTAGGGAATTCTAGTTCAAAACTTGGGCATTCTTGGTTCCTTGCACAACTAGGCTCCTGGGATACAATCTTCTCGTCGTCAGCAGCATCATGAGAAAAACAAGAACTTGATCTTGATTCATCAGAAACACATTCTCTGTTATGACGTGCAGTGTCGGCTTCAACATGGTCTGAATGAAGCTGCTTGAAACAAGTTGCAATTACAATACATTGTATCAATACTACAAATCTCTATAAGAAAACTTCAACCTGTGATATCAGCATAAAGAATAAATAACAGAGCTGTGCATGTGTGTTGTCTGCAGGGTTTTCAACATTGCCCCTTTTACTTGGTTGCTGTTAAGCATATCTATTTATTGAAAGACGCAGAGTGATCTAAATTTAAATGAGAATAAGCAGGAGCGGATATACATAGATACTAGGGGAATAACAGTCCAGACCTGGTGGGAGTTTTTGATGTCTATACCCTCAGCTAATTGACTGCCACAACCGCTGGACATTGCTGCATAGTCCAATTTAAATTGAATTCACTTATAGCTTCCTAGCTAATTTCTGAAACTAATTTCAGAAGTTTAAACAGTAAATGGAGATGAAATTCATGAAGTTCTAATAAAACTTGCCTTTAATTCCAATTTCCATAGTATTGCCTGGTTCTTTATTTTCAACTGATCTGTTATGTGGTTCTGATGATTGTGATTCTGCTGGCCGAACATCTTCAGAGATATCCACCATTATAGCATCTGAAACTTGAGACCCCTTAGTTGAGGAAACTGGTTTTTCGGTGCTGTTAGCTTGACGTGAAGCTACACTCTCCTGAGCCATAGGGTTTTGGAGAAAGGACAATATCTGATGGGCTGCACAGATGGAAAGAGACAAAGATGTCAATATGAATACACACATAAACACAACAGGATTCCCCAACCTGGGTGTGAAaaattacaagaaaagaaagacaagaaaatagTAAAGGGAACAAAAAGGAAGAAGTAAATTGTTTAAATTCAGTAATGACTATGCTTGCTGCATATGGTGCACCAAGTAACCCGAGACTCACCATCACGTAGAAGCTTGTTTGTAGGGACTCCCCTGCTTGGTTTTGTTTCCTCTACACTAGAGATGCTAAAACTTGAGTTTAAGGCTTTCTTCGAACAAGCTTTGTTCTGAGAGTTTTCTTCACCTGCAGACCAGCAATAAAATGATAAAGGAATAAAGAGGGAAAGACAAAATGCTTCAATTTCAATTAAGTTATTGCATTTGATTTCCTCACTGAGTAACCTGAGACTCACCATCACATAAAGGATTGTTTCTGTAGACTCCTCTGCTTAATTTTGTTTCCTCTACACTAGAGATGCTAAACCTTGAGTCTGAAGGTTTCTTTATACAAGCTTTGTTGAGAGTTGTTCCTTCACCTTCAAACCAAAACAAATGCAGAAGGCAAAACTAAGGTCTATAGAACCATTTGAACCATTAATATCTAAATTAGCATATCATAACAGCAACTTACCTCCAGCAATTGCACATGGAATACCAACCTCCACCAAGTATTTTGGTAACTCAAGAGTAGATCCTGTGTTTATATCTTCTGACAAACTAACATACTTATTGCTCAGTATGGTTTTATCTTCACCAAGTAAAGTAATCTGTCATATATTATACAGACAGTCAGAAGTTGGTTTGGAATTCATCAGTTCGACAAAAATGACACATCTCTGAAACTTATGTGATTTCAATCCACGGCAGGGATGAGGACCATGTGACACATGCAATATAAAtgactgatatatatatatatatatatatatatatatatatatatatatatatgaaagaaacACCTATGGCAGGAACGTCAAGATAAATGTGAACAACCTTCTTACGGAAAGAACCAGAAGAGGCAAGTCTGAGGGTGCCAACATGGTACTTCTTGGACTTCTGAGTGATCTGAGTGGTGTATAGAGCTTCCCACTCTGAATCGTAGAGATTACAAATGCAATTATTAGGATAATTCTAGCACACAAAAAAATGGTATTTTTTATGCATTTATTATGAGGTTATAATTTCCAACTTCCTCAACATAATGTAAAATTGATCTATTCAGCTACATGATTGACTTGCTAACTCATTAATTTCCAATTTCAAACTAAAACTTATTCAAAGTGTCAAAATTGGCATAGCCTTTTTATTTTAGTTCTGAAAGCATTGGGTTCAAAGCTTTACTTATGGAATTCAAGTATACAGCAACATGTAAGCAATGCACTATCATGGATGGCAAACAACAGATTACAAGCAAGTTGGAGACCTATAAACCATTATAAGAAATAGAGAAATCATAATAACAACatgaaaaaagtaaaaaacaacATATATCAGATTCACACTAACCTTTTAGTTCAAAATCATTGATTATAATGCAATCATCTTCTCTATGCAATTTCCCTGATTTCTGCACATGGCAATCTTTTCCTTGAGACTTCAAATCAACCTGAGCTTCATTCCCTTCAGGTTCCCCGACATCAACCAAATGAGCATTAAATGCAAATGATTCACCAGAGCTTATAACTTCATCTTTTTTGAGGAACCTGGTTTCCAAGAGTTTCCTAGTTGCATCAAATAGCATTGCCTAAGCAGAACCGAATATGGAACTGTAAGCAACAAATTTGGTAGAAAGTAAAACCAGCAATAGGAAACAAAATCAACTTCTTCAATCAAATCATATGTTATCGTACGGGATGATAAAAAAACATGATAACATTGTGAAATCATCTAAAGTTTCATAATAATACCTGTCTTCCAAAGGAGCCACTAGATGCGATCTGTAAGAAGCCATCATGGTACTTCTTGGCCTTTTGAGTTACTTGTTTAGTGTATAGGACCTTCCATTCTAcattagaaaaggaaaaatagtcaaaaagataaatggagaaggaaagaaaataagaataaatcTACGCTTTAAGTCGTGAGATGCAAAagttatttaaaaataaaaatctttcTTTTACCTTTTCCATCATCTTTACCAGTGATAACACCATTACTCTGTTCCTGCTTTATTCTTGCCTCTCCCACAATATTCTGCCTATTTTCTTTACGATGCAAATCCGTAGGTTTATGGTCTCCTTCCTGCTCTCCAATATCAACCAAATGAGCATCAAATGCTATTGATCCACCGGATGCTATGACTTCATCTTTCTTAAGGAACCTGCTATCTAACTGATTCCTGCTTGAATCCAACAGAAGTATCTGAACAGAGGCAGAAAAGGTAAAGCCTGAGAATCAATTCGTCTTATGTTAGATTAATTTGCAATTACACACATGACTTGACAAAGGATTTCCACTTGCACAGTTGAGGAATaataagagagaaaaagaaagtagaGAATTGATAATGGAAGACATAAGATTGAATGGTCACTTATTGAGATTAACAAACAAAAAGATGGGACTTATGGAGAATGATATAAGTCAACCTGCTTTCCATGAGACCCAGTAATTGCTAGTTGCAAGAAACCATCATGATACTTCTTCGCCTTTTGAGTTAGCTGTGTGGTGTACAAAGCCTGCCATTCTACATAGTGAAGAGTCAACAGTTAGAAACAACTTTTAAAAGCCGGTGAAGATTGGAAAACAGTTAATCCACAGACATACTATGACACTATTGAAACACATGAAAAAGCAACAGCTCCCAGTAAAGCATAAGACTTATAAATCACTGCCAGTCTAGAAATTACAAATTCCTATAATGTGTAGTTAAAGAAAGTTATTTATATAAAATGAGCCAGAAATTCGCAAGCTAACCTGTTGTGCTAGTTGTCACTGTCTCTGGACTACTAAGTGCTGCACCATACTTGTGCAGTTCCCTCTTCTTGAACTCTGAAATGTAAGATATTGTTACATGTAAGCCTGGCTATTAAAAAAGTAATAGATGTGCATGTAGCAGAACTAGTAAGTGATAAAACTAAGAATCTGATCATATTAAGAAGTTATGTCTGCCAAATCCCATTACCAAGttatatttgtcaaatcatatTAGCCTAAACCAGTTGGCAAAAGAGCATAAGTAATTACTTTGCAATTGCTATCAAAATGAGATTATAACTAGAGGTATTAACTGTACGATAACACTAACCTTTGATAATATTCTGTGATGGACTCAAATTTTGCAGTGGCTTCTTTCCTAAATAAATCAGAAATGGGCTCATTGAAGGCTAGGAAGCTCAAATGTGTAATAGCCTAAACCAGTTACATAATCACTTTGTAAATGCCATATGAAATGAGATAAAAACAACAGGCATTACACTAACCTCTGATTATATTTTGCGCCGGAGTCTGAAACGGCTGTGGCTTATTCCCTGTAGAGATCAGCAACTTAGGGATTAAAAACCTAGAAAGCAAACACTACACAATGCTATGGAAGTGAGCAAAATTGACAATAGCGATAGAAATTGAACTATTCATACACGATTTCGCTCGTTTCTCACTGAACTTCATGTCGTTTTCTCGAGAACTGAAACCAGGTTCAGGTTTAGGTTTCTGATCTCCGTCACCGGATTCAGCGTCGTTCACATCAACCAGAAAAGCATTGAATGTGAGTGTTTCGCCGGAGCTAACGGCTTCGTCTTTCTTCAAGATCCTGCACTCCAAGAGCTTCTCGCAGTCGTCGAACAACAACATCTGCGAAtttgaaagaacaaaaaaaaaaattgaatcggaaaaataaaaaaatagcagAAAACTTGAAGCAAAATTCGAATTTTAATTTGAAAACTGTAGATTATGTACCTTATTGGTGGAGGTGTGGAGCTCTAAGAAACCGTCCTGGTAAACCTTGCGCTTCTGCTTCATGTGCTTTGTGTAGGTCACACTCCACCGCTTCACTTCCGCCATTGCTGCTTCtcagagagagagtgagagagccTCGGCGACGTCGTTTTGGTTTCATGGCGGGACTCAACTCGAATATCTTGGGTCTTTTTGTAATTCTACCTGTTAAAACGGCGAGTCGTTCTAGGAGACACCCTTGGATAATAGAAATACGACAGAGCGTGTAAAAGCCAAAGGCGTTTCAATCTCTGCTGCTGCAACTGCAAAGCTCGTTGAACCTTGACTCGGTTCTGCTCAGATCCCCCGATCTTTCTTGTAGTAGATCTACACGAATTGAAAGGCTCTGATTTTGAATCATGGTAAGAATCGACGCGTTTTttcgttggtgaattttttggCCTGGGATCGAAATGGTTATggtttgatttggattttgcTGTTGTATCCAGTCGgcgcttttcaatttcaattcgttCCTGACGGTGGTGCTGCTCGTGATTTGCACGTGCACCTTCTTGAAGATGCAGTTCCCGGCCCTCCTGGAACAGAAAACTGGGTTAGTCCAGTCTCTGATTACGTTTACTTTGTTCTTGTGGTAGTCTTGATTTTTGGTTTCTGTTGCTTTGATCAGAATATCTGAATCATGTTTGAGgtttgaagtttgaagttttcGTGGATGATTGCCATTATTCATAGCTTGTAATTTGTAAAGTCCTGCATGCGGTTTGTTTGCAAATCCTATAACAATGTCGAAGCACATTGATGATTGAtcgaaagaggaaaaaaaacaagaacttGATATCTGTACTCTTTAAGTGTGTGC contains these protein-coding regions:
- the LOC112180222 gene encoding protein ABIL2 — encoded protein: MQKMLSSSLVSSAPKEASHNDELFMKQTVLFSENLNELKNLRKQLYSAAEYFEISYSKEDQKQFVVETLKDYVIKAVINTVDHLGSVAYKVDGFLDEKVSEVSEPELRLSCLEQRLRTCRDFSTQRGLFQHSFAINFPKHHKRYILPGGATTHTVGQSALIYHNAQGDLSGTNTATTRETSPTVVSEEYSLMHSPESSPGAFQFTRIGSKHEKRTVSPLRFPIPRCGSVKRSSTLNSSSSAKLRYPSEPRTRRSASLSLYNEGDRTKDIEVDSSKNKRFYKALLSMGKSRNDTALYKYLDKN
- the LOC112180220 gene encoding uncharacterized protein LOC112180220 isoform X2, coding for MAEVKRWSVTYTKHMKQKRKVYQDGFLELHTSTNKMLLFDDCEKLLECRILKKDEAVSSGETLTFNAFLVDVNDAESGDGDQKPKPEPGFSSRENDMKFSEKRAKSWNKPQPFQTPAQNIIRGKKPLQNLSPSQNIIKEFKKRELHKYGAALSSPETVTTSTTEWQALYTTQLTQKAKKYHDGFLQLAITGSHGKQILLLDSSRNQLDSRFLKKDEVIASGGSIAFDAHLVDIGEQEGDHKPTDLHRKENRQNIVGEARIKQEQSNGVITGKDDGKEWKVLYTKQVTQKAKKYHDGFLQIASSGSFGRQAMLFDATRKLLETRFLKKDEVISSGESFAFNAHLVDVGEPEGNEAQVDLKSQGKDCHVQKSGKLHREDDCIIINDFELKEWEALYTTQITQKSKKYHVGTLRLASSGSFRKKITLLGEDKTILSNKYVSLSEDINTGSTLELPKYLVEVGIPCAIAGGEGTTLNKACIKKPSDSRFSISSVEETKLSRGVYRNNPLCDGEENSQNKACSKKALNSSRGVPTNKLLRDAHQILSFLQNPMAQESVASRQANSTEKPVSSTKGSQVSDAIMVDISEDVRPAESQSSEPHNRSVENKEPGNTMEIGIKAMSSGCGSQLAEGIDIKNSHQLHSDHVEADTARHNRECVSDESRSSSCFSHDAADDEKIVSQEPSCARNQECPSFELEFPSFDLGF
- the LOC112180220 gene encoding uncharacterized protein LOC112180220 isoform X1, producing MAEVKRWSVTYTKHMKQKRKVYQDGFLELHTSTNKMLLFDDCEKLLECRILKKDEAVSSGETLTFNAFLVDVNDAESGDGDQKPKPEPGFSSRENDMKFSEKRAKSWNKPQPFQTPAQNIIRGKKPLQNLSPSQNIIKEFKKRELHKYGAALSSPETVTTSTTEWQALYTTQLTQKAKKYHDGFLQLAITGSHGKQILLLDSSRNQLDSRFLKKDEVIASGGSIAFDAHLVDIGEQEGDHKPTDLHRKENRQNIVGEARIKQEQSNGVITGKDDGKEWKVLYTKQVTQKAKKYHDGFLQIASSGSFGRQAMLFDATRKLLETRFLKKDEVISSGESFAFNAHLVDVGEPEGNEAQVDLKSQGKDCHVQKSGKLHREDDCIIINDFELKEWEALYTTQITQKSKKYHVGTLRLASSGSFRKKITLLGEDKTILSNKYVSLSEDINTGSTLELPKYLVEVGIPCAIAGGEGTTLNKACIKKPSDSRFSISSVEETKLSRGVYRNNPLCDGEENSQNKACSKKALNSSFSISSVEETKPSRGVPTNKLLRDAHQILSFLQNPMAQESVASRQANSTEKPVSSTKGSQVSDAIMVDISEDVRPAESQSSEPHNRSVENKEPGNTMEIGIKAMSSGCGSQLAEGIDIKNSHQLHSDHVEADTARHNRECVSDESRSSSCFSHDAADDEKIVSQEPSCARNQECPSFELEFPSFDLGF
- the LOC112180220 gene encoding uncharacterized protein LOC112180220 isoform X3, with the protein product MAEVKRWSVTYTKHMKQKRKVYQDGFLELHTSTNKMLLFDDCEKLLECRILKKDEAVSSGETLTFNAFLVDVNDAESGDGDQKPKPEPGFSSRENDMKFSEKRAKSWNKPQPFQTPAQNIIRGKKPLQNLSPSQNIIKEFKKRELHKYGAALSSPETVTTSTTEWQALYTTQLTQKAKKYHDGFLQLAITGSHGKQILLLDSSRNQLDSRFLKKDEVIASGGSIAFDAHLVDIGEQEGDHKPTDLHRKENRQNIVGEARIKQEQSNGVITGKDDGKEWKVLYTKQVTQKAKKYHDGFLQIASSGSFGRQAMLFDATRKLLETRFLKKDEVISSGESFAFNAHLVDVGEPEGNEAQVDLKSQGKDCHVQKSGKLHREDDCIIINDFELKEWEALYTTQITQKSKKYHVGTLRLASSGSFRKKITLLGEDKTILSNKYVSLSEDINTGSTLELPKYLVEVGIPCAIAGGEGTTLNKACIKKPSDSRFSISSVEETKLSRGVYRNNPLCDGEENSQNKACSKKALNSSFSISSVEETKPSRGVPTNKLLRDAHQILSFLQNPMAQESVASRQANSTEKPVSSTKGSQVSDAIMVDISEDVRPAESQSSEPHNRSVENKEPGNTMEIGIKASFRPC
- the LOC112179164 gene encoding protein kish, with the translated sequence MSALFNFNSFLTVVLLVICTCTFLKMQFPALLEQKTGFRGFFWKAARIGERLSPWVAAGCIVMGVSIILF